From Etheostoma cragini isolate CJK2018 chromosome 1, CSU_Ecrag_1.0, whole genome shotgun sequence, a single genomic window includes:
- the LOC117954583 gene encoding gamma-secretase subunit Aph-1b, whose product MTAAVFFGCTFIAFGPAIALFLFTIARDPLRVIFLIAGAFFWLVSLLLASLVWFISVQISNKDSAAQQKGLLIFGVVLSVLLQETFRFAYYKLLKKANEGLLTLSQEETMPISIRQLAYVSGLGFGFMSGAFSVVNILADSVGPGTVGIHGDSQHYFLSSAFMTLAIILLHMFWGVVFFDACEKQRWWAVAAVVVSHLTVSCLSFLILMLKMGI is encoded by the exons atgacgGCGGCGGTGTTTTTCGGCTGCACCTTCATCGCCTTCGGCCCGGCCATCGCTCTCTTCCTGTTTACAATCGCCCGGGATCCCCTGAGGGTCATTTTCCTCATCGCAGG aGCGTTCTTCTGGCTGGTGTCTCTGCTGCTGGCGTCTCTCGTGTGGTTCATCTCGGTCCAGATCAGCAACAAGGACAGCGCGGCGCAGCAGAAGGGTCTCCTCATCTTCGGCGTGGTGCTGTCCGTCCTCCTGCAGGAGACCTTCCGCTTCGCCTACTACAAGCTGCTGAA GAAAGCTAATGAAGGCCTCCTCACTCTCAGTCAGGAGGAAACCATGCCGATCTCCATCCGGCAGCTGGCCTACG TGTCCGGACTCGGCTTCGGCTTCATGAGCGGAGCGTTCTCGGTGGTGAACATCCTGGCGGACTCTGTGGGACCGGGGACGGTCGGGATCCACGGAGACTCGCAGCACTACTTCCTGTCCTCAG CCTTCATGACCCTGGCCATCATCCTGCTTCACATGTTCTGGGGCGTCGTCTTCTTTGACGCCTGCGAGAAGCAGCGCTGGTGGGCGGTGGCGGCGGTCGTCGTCAGCCACCTCACCGTCTCCTGTCTG tcttttctcattttaatgctcaaaaTGGGAATATAA
- the LOC117954659 gene encoding troponin I, fast skeletal muscle-like, with translation MAEKKMSSSRRNHLKSLLLQIGQALLAEEAEEAEKEKMKHVEERCPPLSIPGCTQELQYTQVSECLLCQIEDLKLKVQDLNGKFKKPALKKVRMSADALLAALLGSQHKVSMDLRANLKQVKKEVKEEEKATGDWRKNVENKAGMGGRKKMFETES, from the exons ATGGCCGA GAAAAAGATGTCGTCGAGCAGGAGGAATCACCTCAAG AGCTTACTGCTGCAGATCGGTCAGGCGTTGCTGgcggaggaggcggaggaggcggagaaggagaagatgaaGCACGTGGAGGAGCGCTGCCCCCCCCTCTCCATCCCGGGATGCACGCAGGAGCTCCAG TACACACAGgt GTCTGAGTGTCTTCTCTGTCAGATTGAGGACCTGAAGCTGAAGGTCCAGGACCTGAACGGGAAGTTTAAGAAGCCGGCCCTGAAGAAGGTGCGGATGTCGGCCGACGCCCTGCTGGCCGCCCTGCTGGGCTCCCAGCACAAAGTCTCCATGGACCTGAGGGCCAACCTGAAGCAGGTGAAGAAGGAAGTCAAAGAGGAG GAGAAGGCGACCGGCGACTGGAGGAAGAACGTTGAAAACAAAGCTGGGATGGGCGGCAGGAAGAAGATGTTCGAGACCGAGAGCTGA